A window of the Streptomyces finlayi genome harbors these coding sequences:
- a CDS encoding peptidoglycan D,D-transpeptidase FtsI family protein gives MPSKEPPRRRVPGPARPRNAAGGTGRSRPTARRPRPSAGRSRGSTPRSLRLGSPRPRLRLVGLALTVVMLAFVVRLLQVQAVDASTYAAKAQQNRYLEYTVAAERGEITDRNGIALATSVDAHNITADPKMFTPEDSKAPDAPQQAAALLAPILGKDVEELTKKLSAPKSRYTLLASRQTPQVWKQIKDLKAAFAEKAQEDEANGGPGANVLAGVLQEPTTKRVYPNGDLAAGILGFVNAEGKGGGGLESKLNKELAGQDGRIRYAQSGGRRVPTAGAREVPAVPGADIELTIDRDIQWAAQRAIADQVKKSKADRGYVIVQNTRTGEVLAMANAPGYDPNDLSQVNAATLGNAALQDVYEPGSTSKVMSMAAVLEEKAATPGTHVTVPNRLHRGDRLFRDDIDHPTWYLTLNGVLAKSSNIGTILATGQLGRTQAEANKVLHSYLRKFGIGSVTGLGYPGESPGLLAKPQDWSTSQQFTIPFGQGLSLNAMQAASVYSTIANGGVRIVPTLVRGTKDADGGYTAAPAPGQTRVVSEKTAKTLSVMLESVVDDHEGTGTKAAIPGYRVAGKTGTANRVDPERGGYHGYTASFAGFAPSDDPQVTVYCAIQNPTKGSYFGGQTCGPIYKKVMEFALKTLQTAPSGSKPARLPVSFQPGEQ, from the coding sequence GTGCCGTCCAAGGAACCGCCGCGCCGCCGCGTACCCGGCCCGGCACGCCCCCGTAACGCGGCGGGCGGCACCGGCCGCTCCCGGCCCACGGCCCGCCGCCCGCGCCCCTCGGCCGGGCGGTCGCGCGGCAGCACCCCGCGTTCCCTGCGCCTTGGCAGCCCACGTCCACGTCTGCGCCTGGTCGGCCTCGCCCTGACGGTCGTCATGCTGGCGTTCGTCGTCCGGCTGCTCCAGGTCCAGGCCGTCGACGCCAGTACGTACGCCGCCAAGGCCCAGCAGAACCGCTACCTGGAGTACACGGTGGCCGCCGAACGCGGGGAGATCACCGACCGCAACGGGATCGCGCTGGCCACCAGCGTCGACGCGCACAACATCACCGCCGACCCCAAGATGTTCACGCCCGAGGACAGCAAGGCCCCGGACGCTCCGCAGCAGGCGGCCGCGCTCCTCGCCCCGATCCTCGGCAAGGACGTCGAGGAGCTGACGAAGAAGCTGTCGGCACCCAAGAGCCGCTACACGCTTCTGGCGAGCCGGCAGACCCCACAGGTCTGGAAGCAGATCAAGGACCTCAAGGCCGCCTTCGCCGAGAAGGCCCAGGAGGACGAGGCCAACGGCGGCCCGGGGGCCAACGTGCTGGCAGGCGTCCTTCAGGAGCCCACCACCAAGCGGGTCTACCCGAACGGCGATCTGGCCGCCGGGATACTGGGATTCGTCAACGCCGAGGGCAAGGGCGGCGGCGGCCTGGAGTCGAAGCTGAACAAGGAACTCGCCGGGCAGGACGGAAGGATCCGGTACGCCCAGTCCGGCGGCCGGCGCGTGCCCACGGCCGGTGCCAGGGAGGTCCCGGCCGTCCCGGGCGCCGACATCGAGCTGACGATCGACCGTGACATCCAGTGGGCGGCCCAGCGGGCCATCGCCGACCAGGTCAAGAAGTCCAAGGCGGACCGCGGCTATGTGATCGTCCAGAACACGCGGACCGGCGAGGTACTGGCCATGGCCAACGCTCCCGGCTACGACCCGAACGACCTCTCGCAGGTCAACGCCGCCACCCTCGGCAACGCGGCGCTCCAGGACGTGTACGAGCCGGGCTCCACCAGCAAGGTCATGTCCATGGCCGCCGTGCTGGAGGAGAAGGCCGCCACGCCCGGCACCCACGTCACCGTCCCCAACCGCCTGCACCGGGGTGACCGGCTGTTCAGGGACGACATCGACCACCCCACCTGGTACCTCACGCTCAACGGCGTACTCGCCAAGTCGAGCAACATCGGCACCATCCTGGCGACCGGTCAGCTCGGCAGGACCCAGGCCGAGGCCAACAAGGTCCTCCACTCCTATCTGCGCAAATTCGGGATCGGCTCGGTCACCGGACTCGGCTACCCCGGTGAGTCACCCGGCCTCCTCGCGAAGCCGCAGGACTGGTCTACCTCGCAGCAGTTCACGATCCCGTTCGGCCAGGGCCTCTCCCTGAACGCCATGCAGGCCGCGTCCGTCTACTCGACGATCGCCAACGGCGGGGTCAGGATCGTCCCCACCCTCGTACGCGGGACCAAGGACGCGGACGGCGGGTACACCGCCGCGCCCGCCCCCGGACAGACCCGGGTGGTCAGCGAGAAGACCGCCAAGACGCTGTCGGTCATGCTCGAATCCGTGGTCGACGACCACGAGGGCACCGGGACCAAGGCGGCGATCCCGGGCTACCGCGTCGCGGGCAAGACCGGGACGGCCAACCGGGTCGACCCGGAGCGCGGCGGCTACCACGGCTACACCGCCTCCTTCGCGGGATTCGCACCGTCCGACGACCCGCAGGTCACCGTCTACTGCGCGATCCAGAACCCCACCAAGGGCAGCTACTTCGGCGGCCAGACCTGCGGTCCCATCTACAAGAAGGTCATGGAGTTCGCGCTCAAGACGCTCCAGACCGCACCGTCCGGCAGCAAGCCCGCCCGGCTGCCGGTGTCCTTCCAGCCCGGCGAGCAATAA
- a CDS encoding UDP-N-acetylmuramoyl-L-alanyl-D-glutamate--2,6-diaminopimelate ligase, whose protein sequence is MTTITPDPGNRNEKYRDPGPSLRERPGEPGTLTAVPHPDQSQNTQKDAPVSYPGAPRPDRLRPTPLGELAAMLGVEPPGSGEVTGITHDSRAVRPGDVYAALSGARLHGADFAAQAAGLGAVAILTDPAGAERAAATGLPVLVTEDPRGRMGEIAAEIYGRPGVGLLQIGITGTSGKTTTAYLVEGGLRGAGRTTGLIGTVEMRIGDVRIKSERTTPEATDLQALFAVMRERGTEAVAMEVSSHALVLGRVDGCVFDVAVFNNLSPEHMEFHSGMEDYFQAKAQLFTPARSRLGVVNFDDEYGRRLIAEATVPVVSFSAEGHPDADWRAEDVEVGPQDSTFRVIGPKGERINAKAPLPGPFNVANSLAAIVTLAVAGVDPQIAADGVAAVPGVPGRLERVDAGQPYLAVVDYAHKTDAVESVLRSLRKVTEGRVHIVLGCGGDRDTTKRGSMGAAAARLADTAVLTSDNPRSEDPLAILAAMLSGAAEVPVHERGDVLVDADRAAAIAAAVARAEPGDTVLVAGKGHELGQDIHGVVRPFDDRKVLRAAIARSMGRESTEGVPEGTADRAHTHENNSQG, encoded by the coding sequence GTGACAACGATCACCCCTGACCCCGGGAACCGGAACGAGAAGTACCGCGACCCTGGCCCCTCGCTTCGCGAGAGGCCGGGTGAGCCCGGTACGCTCACCGCCGTGCCCCACCCTGATCAGTCCCAGAACACCCAGAAGGACGCGCCTGTGAGCTACCCGGGAGCGCCTCGACCGGACCGGCTCCGGCCCACCCCCCTCGGCGAGCTGGCCGCCATGCTCGGTGTCGAACCACCCGGGTCCGGCGAGGTCACCGGCATCACCCATGATTCGCGGGCCGTGCGCCCGGGGGATGTCTACGCGGCCCTGTCCGGCGCCCGGCTGCACGGCGCCGACTTCGCCGCCCAGGCGGCGGGTCTCGGCGCGGTCGCGATCCTCACCGACCCGGCGGGCGCCGAGCGCGCCGCCGCCACCGGACTCCCGGTCCTCGTCACCGAGGACCCGCGGGGCCGGATGGGCGAGATCGCCGCCGAGATCTACGGGCGGCCGGGCGTCGGCCTGCTCCAGATCGGGATCACCGGAACATCCGGCAAGACGACCACGGCGTACCTCGTCGAGGGCGGACTGCGCGGCGCGGGCCGCACCACCGGACTGATCGGCACCGTCGAGATGCGGATCGGCGACGTGCGCATCAAGTCCGAGCGCACCACGCCCGAGGCCACCGACCTCCAGGCCCTCTTCGCCGTCATGCGCGAACGCGGCACCGAGGCGGTCGCCATGGAGGTCTCCAGCCACGCGCTGGTGCTCGGCCGGGTCGACGGCTGCGTCTTCGACGTCGCCGTCTTCAACAACCTCAGCCCGGAGCACATGGAGTTCCACTCCGGGATGGAGGACTACTTCCAGGCGAAGGCCCAGCTCTTCACCCCGGCCCGCAGCCGGCTGGGAGTGGTCAACTTCGACGACGAGTACGGCAGGAGGCTGATCGCCGAGGCCACCGTCCCGGTCGTCTCGTTCTCCGCCGAGGGCCACCCGGACGCCGACTGGCGTGCCGAGGACGTCGAGGTCGGCCCGCAGGACAGCACCTTCCGCGTCATCGGCCCCAAGGGCGAGCGGATCAACGCCAAGGCCCCGCTGCCCGGCCCGTTCAACGTCGCCAACAGCCTCGCCGCGATCGTCACCCTGGCCGTCGCGGGCGTCGACCCGCAGATCGCCGCCGACGGGGTCGCGGCCGTCCCGGGCGTCCCCGGCCGGCTGGAGCGGGTGGACGCCGGACAGCCGTACCTCGCCGTCGTCGACTACGCACACAAGACGGACGCGGTCGAGTCCGTCCTGCGCTCCCTGCGCAAGGTCACCGAGGGCAGGGTGCACATCGTGCTCGGCTGCGGCGGAGACCGGGACACCACCAAACGCGGCTCCATGGGTGCCGCCGCTGCCCGCCTCGCCGACACCGCCGTACTGACCTCCGACAACCCCCGCTCCGAAGACCCCCTGGCCATCCTCGCCGCGATGCTCTCGGGCGCCGCCGAGGTTCCCGTCCACGAGCGCGGCGACGTCCTCGTCGACGCCGACCGGGCCGCGGCCATCGCCGCGGCCGTCGCCCGGGCCGAACCGGGCGACACCGTCCTCGTCGCGGGCAAGGGACACGAGCTGGGCCAGGACATCCACGGAGTGGTACGCCCCTTCGACGACCGCAAGGTCCTGCGCGCCGCCATCGCGCGCTCCATGGGCCGCGAGAGCACCGAGGGCGTCCCCGAGGGCACCGCGGACCGCGCCCACACCCACGAGAACAACAGTCAGGGATGA